A genome region from Buchnera aphidicola (Cinara splendens) includes the following:
- the htpG gene encoding molecular chaperone HtpG, protein MKNKNKKVHVFKSEVKELLHLMIHSLYSNKEIFLRELISNSSDAIEKLRFEKLYNPEKYTKKEYVPKIQISVKKTENQIVISDNGIGMTKKEVIKNLGTIAKSGTKSFLNQMKNIENKEKNEFIGQFGVGFYSAFIVSEKVSVYTKHASEKTESGILWISEGKGEYSIEEFSTQEHGTKIILSLKPSEKEFLENWKIKQIVKKYSDHISIPIEIDNYDKKTKIISWEKINEAKSLWTQNKNKITKKDYQEFYKYITHDSEKPLTWSHNTVEGNQEYTSLLYIPRKATWDMWHRENKHGLKLYVKHVFIMDEATQFLPNYLRFVKGIIDSQDLPLNISREILQDSTITNVLRKTLTKRILKILHTLSLNKNKKYQKFWNIFGLVIKEGLAEDSENQKNIADLLRFASIQTESIEQKLSLKEYVNNMIKGQNKIYFLTSDSYQSALNSPHLEIFKEKKIDVLLLSDRIDEWMMNYLTDFNNIKFQSVSKADDSLKELISNENKHDDKNIFDDFIKKTKKILTNQVKDVRITYRLKNTPSIVLTDTNDMSTQMAKIFSSAGQPVPQIKYILEINPTHPLVKKIQKIENELEFSNWIHVLFEQSVLAEKGTLENPHIFINRINTLLLQ, encoded by the coding sequence AAGTAAAAGAATTATTACATCTTATGATTCATTCATTATATTCAAATAAAGAAATTTTTTTAAGAGAACTAATCTCTAATTCTTCCGATGCAATAGAAAAATTGAGATTTGAAAAATTATATAATCCAGAAAAATATACAAAAAAAGAATATGTACCTAAAATACAAATATCAGTAAAAAAAACAGAAAATCAAATAGTTATTTCAGATAACGGAATAGGAATGACTAAAAAAGAAGTAATAAAAAATTTAGGAACTATAGCAAAATCTGGCACAAAATCTTTTTTAAATCAGATGAAAAACATCGAAAATAAAGAAAAAAATGAATTTATTGGTCAATTTGGAGTAGGTTTTTATTCTGCTTTTATAGTATCTGAAAAAGTTTCAGTATATACTAAACATGCTTCAGAAAAAACCGAAAGCGGAATATTATGGATCTCTGAAGGGAAAGGTGAATACTCAATAGAAGAATTTTCTACACAAGAACATGGAACAAAAATCATCCTATCCTTAAAGCCTTCAGAAAAAGAATTTTTAGAAAACTGGAAAATTAAACAAATAGTAAAAAAATACTCTGATCATATTTCAATACCTATTGAAATTGATAACTATGATAAAAAAACAAAGATAATTTCCTGGGAAAAAATTAACGAAGCAAAATCTTTATGGACCCAAAATAAAAATAAAATCACAAAAAAAGATTATCAGGAATTTTACAAATATATAACACATGATTCTGAAAAACCATTAACTTGGAGTCATAATACAGTTGAAGGTAATCAAGAATATACCAGTTTATTATATATTCCGAGAAAAGCAACTTGGGATATGTGGCATCGTGAGAATAAACATGGTTTAAAATTATATGTCAAACATGTATTTATCATGGATGAAGCTACACAATTTCTTCCAAATTATTTACGCTTTGTAAAAGGAATAATAGATTCACAAGATCTTCCGTTAAATATTTCTAGAGAAATATTACAGGATAGCACCATTACTAATGTTTTACGAAAAACACTTACTAAACGTATTTTAAAAATATTACATACATTATCTTTAAACAAAAATAAAAAATATCAAAAATTTTGGAATATATTTGGATTAGTTATTAAAGAAGGTTTAGCTGAAGATTCTGAAAATCAAAAAAATATTGCTGATTTATTACGATTTGCTTCTATACAAACGGAGTCAATAGAACAGAAATTATCTTTAAAAGAATATGTCAATAACATGATAAAAGGACAAAATAAGATTTATTTTTTAACTTCTGATAGCTATCAATCAGCTCTAAATAGTCCACATTTAGAAATTTTTAAAGAAAAAAAAATTGATGTCTTATTACTATCAGATAGAATCGATGAATGGATGATGAACTATTTAACTGATTTTAATAATATAAAATTTCAATCAGTAAGCAAAGCCGATGATTCTTTAAAAGAATTAATATCTAATGAAAACAAACATGATGACAAAAATATATTTGATGATTTTATAAAAAAAACAAAAAAAATATTAACAAATCAAGTTAAAGATGTGCGCATAACATATAGACTTAAAAACACTCCTTCCATAGTTTTGACTGATACTAATGATATGAGTACTCAAATGGCTAAAATATTCAGTTCTGCTGGACAACCTGTTCCCCAAATAAAATATATATTAGAAATTAATCCAACACATCCTTTAGTTAAAAAAATACAAAAAATAGAAAATGAATTAGAATTTTCTAATTGGATACATGTATTATTTGAACAATCGGTATTAGCAGAAAAAGGAACTCTAGAAAATCCTCACATTTTTATTAATAGAATTAATACTTTGTTATTACAATAA
- a CDS encoding adenylate kinase family protein, whose protein sequence is MMRIIMLGAPGSGKGTQTQLLSKYFYIPFISAGEILRQESKKNEKTKKYIKKTINQGKLVKNSFIINLIKKKIKKKNCFDKFILDGFPRTIKQAESLKKHIKMHFVIHLKISADNILKRITGRLIHEPSGRTYHETFNPPKKKYIDDLTGELLSKRKDDKKKIIITRLKEYKKLTEPLINWFKMEDLKKNIKYIEINANKSIYKINKKIISCIH, encoded by the coding sequence ATGATGCGTATTATTATGCTTGGAGCTCCAGGAAGTGGAAAAGGCACACAAACACAATTATTATCAAAATATTTTTATATACCTTTTATCTCTGCTGGAGAAATATTACGTCAAGAAAGCAAAAAAAATGAAAAAACAAAAAAATACATAAAAAAAACAATAAATCAAGGAAAATTAGTAAAAAATTCTTTCATTATAAATCTAATTAAAAAAAAAATCAAAAAAAAAAATTGTTTTGATAAATTTATATTAGATGGTTTTCCAAGAACTATTAAACAAGCTGAATCATTAAAAAAACACATTAAAATGCACTTTGTTATACATTTAAAAATCAGCGCTGATAATATTCTCAAAAGAATCACTGGAAGACTAATACATGAGCCGTCAGGAAGAACGTATCATGAAACATTTAATCCTCCTAAAAAAAAATATATAGATGATTTAACTGGTGAATTATTAAGTAAAAGAAAAGATGACAAAAAAAAAATAATCATCACTCGATTAAAAGAATACAAGAAATTAACCGAACCGCTGATAAATTGGTTTAAAATGGAGGATTTAAAGAAAAATATTAAATATATAGAAATAAATGCAAATAAATCTATTTATAAAATAAATAAAAAAATAATTTCATGTATACATTAA
- the cysS gene encoding cysteine--tRNA ligase, with protein sequence MLKIFNTLTKKKEKFQFPYSKKINIYVCGVTVYDLCHIGHARTFIVFDTIKRYLEYLGYKTFYVRNITDIDDKIIYAANKSNESIDVFVKHMIKLMHEDFLCLNLQNPDYEPRITICMKDIISFIESLLNNKLAYVSDNKDILFSIQKYNSYGTLSRRIKKFCSNDNKSNSVFEFNKSDDFVLWKHRINKSDPYWISPWGPGRPGWHIECSAIINKFFKNGVTIHGGGIDLLFPHHENELAQLKSIKSSFSIKFWIHVGMVIINNHKMSKSLSNTVLIRDLLNKYDSEVIRFYILSTHYRHPLIFLEKNLNASKNILNKIYTSLLHYNISTTCSDYHTKLRNKFRKNFFSAMNDDFNTPKACSILQNLSKYITKIKKSGDILLYNSLSKDLIFFGNILGLLHHDPKNFLFSSINKVLVSNNNAHIIKKLVRMRDVYRKNKKWNLADIIRKELLKLGVIVQDKNEHSIYKFIYKN encoded by the coding sequence ATGTTGAAAATATTTAATACTTTAACAAAAAAAAAAGAAAAATTTCAATTTCCTTATTCTAAAAAAATTAATATTTATGTATGTGGTGTTACTGTATATGATTTGTGTCATATTGGTCATGCTCGTACTTTTATTGTTTTTGATACAATTAAACGTTATTTAGAATATCTAGGATATAAAACTTTTTATGTACGAAATATTACTGATATAGATGATAAAATTATTTATGCAGCTAATAAAAGCAATGAATCTATTGATGTTTTTGTTAAACATATGATTAAATTGATGCATGAAGATTTTTTATGTTTAAATTTACAAAATCCTGATTATGAACCTAGAATTACCATATGTATGAAGGATATAATTTCATTTATAGAAAGTTTATTGAATAATAAACTTGCTTATGTTTCTGATAATAAAGATATTTTATTTTCTATTCAAAAATATAATAGTTATGGAACTTTATCACGTAGAATAAAAAAGTTCTGTTCAAATGACAATAAATCAAATTCTGTTTTTGAATTTAATAAATCTGACGATTTTGTTTTATGGAAACACCGTATAAATAAATCTGATCCATATTGGATATCTCCTTGGGGTCCTGGTAGACCTGGTTGGCACATTGAATGTTCTGCTATTATAAACAAGTTTTTTAAAAACGGAGTTACCATTCATGGGGGAGGAATTGATTTATTATTTCCTCATCATGAAAATGAATTAGCACAATTAAAAAGTATAAAAAGTTCTTTTTCTATTAAATTTTGGATACATGTTGGTATGGTTATTATTAATAATCATAAAATGTCAAAATCATTATCTAACACTGTATTGATTCGTGATTTATTAAATAAATATGACTCTGAAGTGATCAGGTTTTACATTCTTTCTACACACTACAGGCATCCTTTGATTTTTCTGGAAAAAAATTTAAATGCATCGAAAAATATTTTAAATAAAATATATACTTCTTTACTTCACTATAATATCAGTACTACGTGTAGTGATTATCATACAAAATTGCGAAATAAGTTTAGAAAAAATTTTTTTTCTGCTATGAATGATGATTTTAATACTCCTAAAGCATGTTCAATATTGCAAAATTTGTCTAAGTATATTACTAAGATTAAAAAATCTGGTGATATTCTTTTGTATAATTCTTTGTCTAAAGATTTAATTTTTTTTGGAAATATTTTGGGATTATTACATCATGATCCTAAAAATTTTTTGTTTTCTTCTATTAATAAAGTACTTGTTAGTAATAATAATGCTCATATAATAAAAAAATTAGTACGTATGCGTGATGTTTATCGTAAAAATAAAAAGTGGAATTTAGCTGATATTATTAGAAAAGAATTGTTAAAATTAGGAGTAATTGTACAAGATAAAAACGAACATTCAATATATAAATTTATTTATAAAAATTAA
- the ybeD gene encoding DUF493 family protein YbeD, translating to MNNKLEKMLKFPCNFTYKVIGLAQPELTNNIIKIIQTHIPGDYAPDIRSSNKGTYLSISITICAKNFTQIKNLYKELSKIHLVRMVL from the coding sequence ATGAATAATAAACTAGAAAAAATGCTGAAATTTCCATGTAACTTTACCTATAAAGTAATAGGATTAGCGCAACCAGAATTAACTAATAATATAATTAAAATTATACAAACACATATTCCGGGAGACTATGCGCCAGATATTAGATCGAGTAACAAAGGAACATATTTGTCAATATCAATTACTATTTGCGCAAAAAATTTCACACAAATAAAAAATTTATACAAAGAATTAAGTAAAATTCATTTAGTGAGAATGGTTCTATAA
- the cspE gene encoding transcription antiterminator/RNA stability regulator CspE, with protein sequence MSKIKGNVKWFNESKGFGFITPEDGSKDVFVHFSAIQSNGFKTLAEGQSVEFEITEGAKGPSAANVVSL encoded by the coding sequence ATGTCCAAGATTAAAGGTAATGTAAAATGGTTTAATGAATCGAAAGGTTTTGGTTTCATTACACCTGAAGATGGTAGCAAAGATGTTTTTGTTCATTTCTCTGCTATTCAAAGCAACGGATTTAAAACTTTGGCAGAAGGTCAAAGTGTTGAATTTGAAATTACCGAAGGCGCAAAAGGTCCGTCAGCTGCTAATGTAGTTAGTTTATAA
- the aroE gene encoding shikimate dehydrogenase, with product MCLKNIKKKKDIALFGNPVNHSLSPMIHGNFSKEIKINYNYNSFLCKKSNFFSTVIDFFNNNGLGCNITVPFKRISFDIPNRYTKIVKISGSINVLKKISDNDILGDNTDGIGLIYDLKRLRYIKKNYLVLLLGSGGAAYSIVYHLLKEQCSVCVLNRTVRYATTLVKKFKHLGDIFIFSNDMDNYDFDLIINATSCSLYNVSPFFPKNLVCSRTKCYDISYSITNTLTPFLYLCKLLGSRYISDGLGMLVAQAAYSCYFWFNVLPDIEKNINTIKKLNNLL from the coding sequence ATGTGTTTAAAAAATATTAAAAAAAAAAAAGATATTGCTTTATTCGGTAATCCTGTCAATCACTCTTTATCTCCAATGATACATGGTAATTTTTCTAAAGAAATAAAGATTAATTATAATTATAACTCTTTTTTATGTAAAAAATCAAATTTTTTTTCTACAGTTATAGATTTTTTTAATAATAATGGTTTAGGATGTAATATTACTGTTCCTTTCAAGAGAATTTCTTTTGATATTCCTAATCGATATACTAAGATAGTAAAAATTTCTGGCTCTATTAATGTTTTAAAAAAAATATCAGATAATGATATTTTAGGTGATAATACTGATGGCATTGGTTTAATATATGATTTAAAGCGTTTACGTTATATTAAAAAAAATTATTTAGTATTGTTATTAGGATCTGGAGGTGCTGCTTATTCTATTGTGTATCATTTATTAAAAGAACAGTGTTCTGTTTGTGTATTAAATAGAACCGTTCGTTATGCTACTACTTTAGTAAAAAAATTTAAACATCTAGGTGATATTTTTATTTTTTCTAATGATATGGATAATTATGATTTTGATTTAATAATTAATGCGACTTCATGTAGTTTGTATAATGTATCTCCTTTTTTTCCTAAAAATTTAGTATGTTCTAGAACTAAGTGTTATGATATCTCATATTCTATTACCAATACATTGACTCCATTTTTATATTTATGTAAATTGTTAGGTAGTCGATATATTTCTGATGGTCTAGGTATGTTAGTTGCTCAAGCAGCATACTCATGTTATTTTTGGTTTAACGTATTACCTGATATTGAAAAAAATATTAATACTATAAAAAAGTTAAATAACTTATTATAA
- the def gene encoding peptide deformylase has protein sequence MSIHKILQFPDHRLRIKSKPIKKINQKIVNIINDMFDTMYANNGIGLAAPQINIPKQIITISSIPPHKSELILINPIILKKNKKYIYTQEGCLSIPEKTAKINRSSYIKIQAFNHLGKLFILEARSLLSICIQHEIDHLTGTLFIDYIC, from the coding sequence ATGTCAATACATAAAATTCTACAATTTCCTGATCATCGTTTACGAATAAAATCCAAACCTATAAAAAAAATAAATCAAAAAATAGTCAATATCATAAACGATATGTTTGATACTATGTATGCTAATAACGGTATTGGACTAGCAGCACCACAAATTAACATACCAAAACAAATTATAACTATTAGTTCTATTCCACCACATAAATCAGAATTAATTTTAATTAATCCTATAATTTTAAAAAAAAATAAAAAATATATATATACTCAAGAAGGTTGTTTATCAATTCCTGAAAAAACAGCTAAAATTAATAGATCTAGTTATATAAAAATACAAGCATTTAATCATCTTGGAAAATTATTTATACTAGAAGCTAGATCTTTACTATCTATTTGTATTCAACACGAAATAGACCACCTAACCGGAACATTATTTATAGATTATATATGTTAA